In Fusobacterium hwasookii, a single window of DNA contains:
- a CDS encoding macro domain-containing protein: MYKDVIKLVSGDITKIPEVEAVVNAANNYLEMGGGVCGAIFRAAGNELIKECKEIGGCNTGEAVITKGYNLPNKYIIHTVGPRYTTGENGEAEKLKSAYYESLKLAKIKGIRKIAFPSISTGIYRFPVDEGAKIALSTAIKFLDENPNTFDLILWVLDQKTYVIYEEKYKKLIEI, from the coding sequence ATGTATAAAGATGTTATAAAATTAGTAAGTGGAGACATAACAAAAATTCCAGAGGTTGAAGCAGTAGTAAATGCAGCAAATAATTATCTTGAAATGGGTGGTGGAGTTTGTGGAGCAATTTTTAGAGCAGCTGGAAATGAACTTATTAAAGAATGTAAAGAAATAGGAGGCTGTAATACAGGAGAAGCAGTAATAACTAAGGGATATAATCTTCCAAATAAATATATTATCCACACAGTTGGACCAAGATATACAACAGGTGAAAATGGAGAAGCAGAAAAATTAAAATCAGCCTATTATGAAAGTTTGAAATTAGCAAAAATAAAAGGAATTAGGAAGATAGCTTTTCCTTCAATTTCAACAGGTATATATCGCTTTCCAGTAGATGAAGGAGCAAAAATTGCACTTAGTACTGCTATAAAATTTTTAGATGAAAATCCTAATACTTTTGATTTAATATTATGGGTATTAGATCAAAAAACTTATGTTATATATGAAGAAAAGTATAAAAAACTTATAGAAATATAA
- a CDS encoding autotransporter serine protease fusolisin, with protein sequence MREQILKNKLILIALSAVLLVSCGGSGGGGSSSNAPINPGNNVSPTPKKPGVEDKINPTNPENAVNPSVPTPSKPSKPTNSTNNVKRESREELRARMDETKVREFIFNEQNNSIENIPMDSRVLNGDKVKVGVLDGDFINKKNYLENKYRNIEILERDHNPKHSNHAELVLKALREKNKLGIIAGSIGENDDFSGREGTAVIPKLETYEKVLEKFNPNQKVKIFSQSWGVPETIGSYKRKSEEERMRAIAPGQTSDEGRKILDFYKKEVNKDILFIWANGNTLINNQNQVVLFNDAYYQGGLPYLYSELEKGWITVVGVKKKDGNMLNKHYTDTAHLAYPGNAKWWAISADAEVTDSSGKIHRGSSFAAPRVAKAAALVAEKYDWMTADQVRQTLFTTTDRTNIDENEKYIRNVVTEPDEKYGWGMLNQERALKGPGAFINIRRQYQYSPSSNNVFKADIPENKVSYFENDIFGDGGLEKLGKGTLHLTGNNSYERGSIVKEGTLEIHKIHANQINVENKGTLVLHSKTIIGYKVNSNSVIDEKEITANNIIAKNLDNKGTVKVTGTTAIIGGDYIAHSGSKTEMDFSSKVRVLGKIDIQGGAITLSSNRYISLRETATIMEASTIQGNITNVETQGMRKANVEVKDGKVVATMSRQNPVEYIGKNAEASSKNVAENVEKVFKDLDQKVLFGTATKEELAMGATVQSMSTMGFTSATEMMSGEIYASAQALTFSQAQNINRDLSNRLAGLDNFKNSNKDSEVWFSAIGSGGKLRREGYASADTRVTGGQFGIDTKFEGTTTLGVAMNYSYAKANFNRYAGESKSDMVGVSFYGKQDLPYGLYTAGRIGLSNISSKVERELLTSTGEIVTGKIKHHDKMLSAYVEVGKKIGWLTPFVGYSQDYLRRGNFNESEASWGVKADSKNYRTSNFLVGVRAEYVGDKYKLQTYVTQAINTDKRDLSYEGSFTGNATKQKFYGVKQAKNTTWIGIGAFRELSPVFGVYGNVDFRVEDRKWADSVISTGLQYRF encoded by the coding sequence ATGAGGGAACAAATACTAAAAAATAAGTTAATATTAATAGCTTTGTCAGCTGTTTTACTTGTGAGTTGTGGAGGCAGTGGAGGTGGAGGAAGTAGCTCAAATGCACCAATAAATCCAGGAAATAATGTATCGCCTACACCTAAAAAACCAGGAGTAGAAGATAAAATAAATCCGACTAATCCTGAAAATGCAGTTAATCCAAGTGTACCAACACCAAGTAAACCGAGTAAACCAACTAATTCTACTAATAATGTAAAAAGAGAATCGCGTGAAGAACTTAGAGCAAGAATGGATGAAACAAAAGTGAGGGAATTTATTTTTAATGAACAAAATAATTCTATTGAAAATATTCCTATGGATAGTAGAGTATTGAATGGGGATAAAGTTAAAGTTGGAGTTTTAGATGGAGATTTTATTAATAAAAAAAATTATTTAGAGAATAAGTATAGAAATATTGAAATTTTAGAAAGAGATCATAATCCTAAACATAGTAATCATGCAGAATTGGTTTTAAAAGCATTAAGAGAAAAAAATAAATTAGGAATAATTGCTGGAAGTATAGGAGAGAATGATGACTTTTCTGGAAGAGAAGGTACAGCAGTTATACCAAAGTTAGAAACATATGAAAAGGTATTAGAAAAATTTAATCCTAATCAGAAAGTAAAAATTTTTTCTCAATCTTGGGGAGTTCCTGAAACTATTGGAAGTTACAAAAGAAAAAGTGAAGAGGAAAGAATGAGAGCCATTGCACCAGGACAAACAAGCGATGAAGGAAGAAAAATATTAGATTTTTATAAAAAAGAAGTAAATAAAGATATTCTTTTTATCTGGGCAAATGGAAATACTTTAATAAATAATCAAAATCAAGTAGTACTTTTTAATGATGCTTACTATCAAGGAGGCTTACCTTACCTTTATTCAGAATTAGAAAAGGGTTGGATTACTGTTGTAGGAGTCAAGAAAAAAGATGGAAATATGTTAAATAAACATTACACAGATACAGCACATTTAGCATATCCAGGAAATGCAAAGTGGTGGGCAATTTCAGCTGATGCAGAAGTTACAGATAGCTCAGGGAAGATTCATAGAGGTTCATCTTTTGCAGCACCAAGAGTTGCAAAAGCAGCAGCTTTGGTTGCTGAAAAGTATGACTGGATGACAGCTGACCAAGTTAGGCAAACTTTATTTACTACAACAGATAGAACAAATATAGATGAAAATGAAAAATATATTAGAAATGTAGTCACTGAACCTGATGAAAAATATGGTTGGGGAATGTTAAATCAAGAAAGAGCATTAAAAGGACCAGGAGCTTTTATTAATATTCGTAGACAATATCAATATTCTCCAAGTTCTAATAATGTATTTAAAGCTGATATACCTGAAAATAAAGTTTCATATTTTGAAAATGACATTTTTGGAGATGGAGGACTTGAAAAACTTGGAAAAGGGACTTTACATTTAACAGGGAATAACTCATATGAAAGAGGAAGTATAGTCAAAGAAGGAACACTAGAAATTCACAAAATTCATGCAAATCAAATAAATGTTGAAAATAAAGGAACATTGGTATTACATAGTAAGACAATTATTGGTTACAAAGTAAATTCAAATAGTGTAATAGATGAGAAAGAAATAACAGCTAATAATATAATTGCCAAAAATTTAGATAATAAAGGTACAGTTAAAGTTACAGGGACAACAGCAATTATTGGTGGAGACTATATTGCACATTCAGGCTCTAAAACAGAAATGGATTTTTCTTCAAAAGTAAGAGTTTTAGGAAAGATTGATATACAAGGAGGAGCTATAACTTTATCATCAAATAGGTATATATCTTTGAGAGAAACAGCTACTATAATGGAAGCTTCAACTATTCAAGGAAATATTACTAATGTTGAAACACAAGGAATGAGAAAAGCTAATGTAGAAGTAAAAGATGGAAAAGTAGTAGCAACAATGTCAAGACAAAACCCAGTTGAATATATAGGAAAAAATGCAGAAGCTTCATCTAAAAATGTAGCAGAAAATGTAGAAAAAGTATTTAAAGACTTAGATCAAAAAGTATTATTTGGTACAGCAACAAAAGAAGAATTAGCTATGGGAGCAACAGTACAAAGTATGTCAACAATGGGCTTTACATCAGCAACAGAAATGATGTCAGGAGAAATATATGCATCAGCACAAGCATTGACTTTCTCACAAGCGCAAAATATAAATAGAGATTTATCAAATAGATTAGCAGGATTGGATAATTTCAAAAATAGTAATAAAGATTCAGAAGTATGGTTCTCAGCAATAGGAAGTGGAGGAAAACTAAGAAGAGAAGGATATGCATCAGCAGATACAAGAGTAACAGGTGGACAATTTGGTATAGATACTAAGTTTGAAGGAACAACAACTCTAGGAGTAGCGATGAATTACTCTTATGCGAAAGCAAACTTTAATAGATATGCAGGAGAATCAAAGAGTGATATGGTAGGAGTATCATTCTATGGAAAACAAGATTTACCATATGGACTATACACAGCTGGAAGAATAGGATTATCAAATATTTCATCAAAAGTTGAAAGAGAACTATTGACTTCAACAGGAGAAATAGTAACAGGAAAGATAAAACATCATGATAAAATGTTATCAGCTTATGTAGAAGTAGGTAAAAAGATAGGATGGTTAACACCATTTGTAGGATATTCACAAGATTATTTAAGAAGAGGAAATTTCAATGAGTCAGAAGCATCTTGGGGAGTAAAAGCAGATAGTAAGAATTATAGAACATCAAACTTCTTAGTAGGAGTAAGAGCAGAATATGTAGGAGATAAATATAAACTACAAACTTATGTAACACAAGCGATAAATACAGATAAGAGAGATTTATCATATGAAGGAAGCTTTACAGGAAATGCAACAAAACAAAAATTCTATGGAGTAAAACAAGCAAAGAATACAACATGGATAGGAATTGGTGCATTTAGAGAGTTAAGTCCAGTATTTGGAGTATATGGAAATGTAGATTTCAGAGTAGAAGATAGAAAATGGGCAGACTCAGTAATCTCAACAGGATTACAATATAGATTCTAA
- a CDS encoding aminopeptidase P family protein — translation MLNKEVYVNRRKKLKENFKDGLILIMGNNFSPLDCEDNTYPFIQDATFKYYFGIDHNGLIGIIDIDKNEEIIFGNDYTISDIIWMGKQKFLKELALEVGIEKFIEKEELKKYLENRKNIRFSNQYKADNIMYLSSILNINPFKFDDYTSFDLVKAIIKQRNIKNKIEIEEIEKAVNITKEMHLSAMRNVKAGMREYELVAEVEKQPRKYNAYYSFQTILSKNGQILHNHNHLNILKDGDLVILDCGTLSDEGYCGDMTTTFPVSGKFTERHKTIHNIVRDMFDRAKDLARAGITYKEVHLEACKVLAGNMKKLGLMKGEAEDIVNSGAHALFMPHGLGHMMGMTVHDMENFGEINVGYEEGEKKSTQFGLSSLRLAKKLEVGNVFTIEPGIYFIPELFEKWKNEKLHEEFLNYDEIEKYMDFGGIRMERDILIQENGTSRILGDKFPRTADEIEEYMEK, via the coding sequence ATGTTAAATAAAGAAGTATATGTAAATAGAAGAAAAAAATTAAAAGAAAATTTTAAAGACGGTTTAATTTTAATAATGGGAAATAATTTTTCACCTCTTGATTGTGAAGATAACACATATCCATTTATCCAAGATGCTACTTTTAAATATTATTTTGGTATTGACCACAATGGATTAATTGGAATTATTGATATAGATAAGAATGAAGAAATAATTTTTGGAAATGACTATACAATCTCAGATATTATCTGGATGGGAAAACAAAAGTTTTTAAAAGAATTGGCTCTTGAAGTTGGAATAGAAAAATTTATTGAAAAAGAAGAATTAAAAAAATATTTAGAAAATAGAAAAAATATAAGGTTTAGTAATCAATACAAAGCAGATAATATTATGTATTTGAGTTCAATCTTGAATATAAATCCTTTTAAATTTGATGACTATACTTCTTTTGATTTAGTGAAAGCAATCATTAAACAAAGAAATATTAAGAATAAGATTGAAATTGAAGAAATAGAGAAAGCAGTTAATATAACAAAGGAAATGCATCTTTCTGCCATGAGAAATGTAAAAGCTGGAATGAGAGAGTATGAACTTGTTGCAGAAGTAGAAAAACAGCCAAGAAAATATAATGCCTATTATTCATTTCAAACTATACTTAGTAAGAATGGACAAATTTTACATAACCATAATCATTTAAATATATTAAAGGATGGAGATTTAGTTATACTTGATTGTGGAACATTAAGTGATGAAGGTTATTGTGGTGATATGACAACAACTTTTCCTGTAAGTGGTAAATTTACTGAAAGACATAAGACTATACATAATATAGTAAGAGATATGTTTGATAGAGCAAAAGATTTAGCAAGAGCAGGAATTACATATAAGGAAGTACATTTGGAGGCTTGTAAGGTTTTAGCAGGAAATATGAAAAAGCTTGGGCTTATGAAGGGAGAAGCTGAAGATATAGTCAACTCAGGAGCACATGCCTTATTTATGCCACATGGTTTAGGACATATGATGGGAATGACAGTTCATGATATGGAAAATTTTGGAGAAATAAATGTTGGTTATGAAGAGGGAGAAAAAAAATCAACTCAATTTGGTTTGTCTTCTTTAAGACTTGCTAAAAAATTAGAAGTTGGAAATGTCTTTACTATTGAACCAGGAATATACTTTATACCAGAACTTTTTGAAAAATGGAAGAATGAAAAATTACATGAAGAATTTTTAAATTATGATGAGATAGAAAAGTATATGGATTTTGGTGGAATTAGAATGGAAAGAGATATTTTAATTCAAGAAAATGGAACAAGTAGAATTTTAGGAGATAAATTTCCAAGAACTGCTGATGAAATAGAAGAATATATGGAGAAATAA